GGAATTAGAAGCTTTTGGACAAGGTGCCTGTTTCCAAACAGAAGATTTTAAAGAAGGGGTTTCTGCATTCATTGAAAAACGCACGCCTATTTTTAAAGGGAAATAACTTATTCTATAAAAATAGTTATTTATTAAATAGCACGATGATAATGAATTGCTATAAAAGACTATATTTAAGATAAAATTTTGGTCATATCTATTGTTCTACTCATTACTGAAAATTAGATAAGCTGGATTAGACATACTCAATTAATAGACAACTTTTTGATTTGGAGGTTTTACTATGAATATTGGAAGTTCTATTGGTAGGAACGCAAGAATAATACCAGATAAAGTTGCAATTTATTCTCAAGATAAAACATACACATTCGATCAATTGAATCGTATTGTTAATCGGCTAGCGCATGGATTAATATCACTAGGAATTAAAAAAGGTGACAAAATCTGTTTGATGATGAAAAACACCGAGTACTTTCCAATTGCTATGTTTGCCGCATCAAAAATTGGAGCAGTAACTGTACCGATAAACATTCGATTAACAAAAGCAGAAGTTGCATACATTGTTGATCATTCGGATGCAAGATTAATCATCTATGATATTGAATTTGGTGATCTAGTTGAAATTGCACGTTCCAGTAAAGTGGTACATTGTATTTCTGTTCAGCAAGCAATAGTTAATGGACATTTGTCTTTTGATTTTGTATTAACGGAAAATGAAAAGGATCCTGATGTTGTAGTAGAACAACATGATGATTCTCACATACTTTACACTTCCGGGACAACTGGGAAACCAAAAGGAGCTTTATTTGATCATTATGGTGCCGTCATGCTCGCTTTTAATAGTTTAGGTATAAAAGGTGAAAATATAGAACATTGCGTTATACAATTTATGCCATTTTATCATGGTGGAGGATTTAGCTCGCTATATAAAAGCCTTTTCTTAGGTCAAACAATTGTTATTCAACAAATTTTTAATCCAGTTGAGGTTTTAAAGGCTATTGAAAAATATAAAGTAAGTTATATGCTTGCAGTACCTACAATGTATAACATGATTCTTCAGGTTCCTAATATTGAACAATATGATATTTCTTCTCTTAAAACTCTAGTCTATGGTGGAGCATCCATGCCTTCTGAGCTGCTTAGGTTATGTATGGAGCGTTTTAACTCAGCTCAGTTTGTTAACAGATGTGGATTAACTGAAGGTGGACCTAATGGAATCGTTTTATTTCCGGAGGATCATAAGGAGAAATTTGGTACTAGTGGAAAAGCAAGATTTTTAATGGAAGCTAGGGTGGTGGACCTAGAAGGTAATGATATTGAACCAGGAGAAATCGGAGAATTAATTCTTCGGGGTGATATGGTTATGAAGGGCTATTATAGAAATCCAGAAGCAACTGCAGAAGCACTTCGTAATGGCTGGTTATATACAGGAGATATGTGTACGATTGATGAAGACAAATTTATTACTCTAGTTGATCGCAAAAAGGATATGATTATTTCCGGTGGAGCCAATGTTTATTCTATAGAAGTAGAAAACGTGTTGTATTCATTTGAGGGGGTACATGAAGCAGCTGTTATTGGACTTCCAGATGAAAACTGGGGTGAAACAGTATCAGCTATTATTGTCCCAAAGCCTGGGTATGTAATTGAAACAGAAAAATTAATTGAATTTTGTCGCAAGCATCTTGCTGGGTACAAGCTTCCACGGAAAATTTTTTTCATGGATGAATTGCCGAGAAACGCAACAGGAAAAATCCTTAAGTATAAATTAAGAGAGGATCATTTGAAAAAAACTTCTTCTCACCTAATAAATTAATTTTATTGAATTGTAAAAGTTTGATATAGAAAAATCATCACCTATACCGAACTAAAAATACAGACAAGAAAATAATAACTGCCTTATAAAGTTTTGCTAATATATTACTTTTTATTTAACATACCTTTTAATTTGTAAACTTTAAAATACTAAAGTAGAAAACTATTATTAATATAAAGGATCTAAAAAATTCTGAATGTTCAAAATAAATTGTTTATAAAGGAGTGGAGAAAGTTGAGTAAAAAAGCAAAAGTAATTGGCGTAAATATGGTACCGTTCACAAAACCTGGTATGAATGAACCTTATGAAATAATGGCTTCAAAAGCTGTAATTGGGGCTTTGGAAGATGCGGGAATTGATTTTTTCGACATTCAACAGGCTTATGCAGGTTATGTTTACGGTGATAGTACTTGTGGTCAGAGAGCTTTATATAATGTTGGGATGATAGGTATTCCAGTAATTAATGTCAATAACAACTGTGCTTCTGGTTCAACTGCTCTTTACATGGCAAGACAAGCTGTAGAGTCAGGGGCAGTCGAATGTGCATTAGCTTTTGGTTTTGAAGAAATGAAACCTGGAGCTTTGAAATCTCACTGGAATGACCGAACTCCAGCACTTGGATGGGTAGATAATCGATTGACAGAGCTATGGCCCGAGGCCCCAGAAGCACCTAGAGCAATCAGGTTATTTGGAGCAGCGTGTAATGAGTACATTGAAAAGTATAATGCCAATCCAGATATTTTTGCTAAGGTAGCAGTTAAAACAAGGAATCATGCGACACAGAATCCCTATTCACTTTTCAATAAGCCACTAACAGTTGAAGAAGTGCTAAGTTCTCCGACGCTAATACCTAATATGACACGACTGATGGCATGTCCTCCTACCTGCGGAGCTGCAGCTGCTATAGTGTGTAGTGAATCTTTTGCAAAAAAACATGGGATTACAACTGCGGTGGAAATCGTTGGACAAGCTCTTACGACAGATACGAACGATACGAATGACAATCTCATCAACTTAGTTGGTGCAGATATGACCCGTCGCGCTGCCAATCAGGTTTATGAGGCAGCTGGTATTGGTCCGGACGAGATCGATGTAATCGAATTGCATGACTGTTTCACTCCAAGTGAAGTCATTACATATGAAGGGCTAGGACTTTGTGAATTAGGTGGCGCCGAGAAATTTATTAATGAGGGAAATAACACATATGGTGGGAAAGTAGTTGTAAATCCTTCTGGTGGGCTCATGTCAAAAGGTCACCCAATCGGAGCAACTGGACTTGCCCAATGTACCGAACTAGTGTGGCAGCTTCGTGGTCAAGCTCAAAAACGACAAGTTGAAAATGCTAGAGTTGCCCTACAACATAACTTAGGTCTTGGTGGTGCTTGTGTTGTCACAATGTATCGCTTGGGCTAATAGATGATCTTGTTTAGTAAGCTATTTATTTTATATAAATATAAATTTATAGAGAGGAAGATTTGAATGGTTAAATTATTAGAAAATCAAGTTGCAATCGTTACTGGTTCTGGAGCCGGAATTGGGAAGGCAACTGCCTTATTGTTTGCGGAACATGGTGCTCGTGTTATGGTTGCAGACCTTGATGAAAAGCTAGCAGCTGAAACGGTTGCTGAAATCAAAAAATTAGGAAGCGATGCTGCCTCGATTTGTGGAAATCTTTTAGATCCAGAATTTCCAAAGCAAATTGTGGAGGCTACTATAGCGACATTTGGTAAACTTGACATCCTAGTAAATAACGCTGGTTATTGCCTGGACGGTTTACTTCATAAAATGACTGACGAACAGTTTTTAGAAATTGTGAACATTCATTTAGTTGCTCCATTTCGCCTTATTCGTGCTGCATCCCCTTATATGCGAGACGTAGCGAAGCAGGAGATTGAGCAGGGAATCGTTCATCACAGAAAAATTATTAACGTTTCTTCCGGTTCAGGAACAAGGGGAAATATGGGACAAGCCAACTATTCTTCTGCCAAAGCAGGGGTCATTGGACTTTCGAAGGTTGTTGCACAGGAGTGGGGCCAATTTAATATTAACAGCAACGCAGTAGCATTCGGTTTCATTGATACGCGTCTGACACGTCCAAAAGAGGAAGGAACTGTCATTAATGGAGAGGTTGTAGGAATTCCTGACAAAGTGCGTAATTTGTTGATTAACAAAATTCCACAAAAACGAATTGGCACTGCAGAAGAGGCTGCTGCAAGTATTCTATTCCTAGCATCACCACTATCTAATTATGTTAATGGTCAGGTGCTTGGTGTAAATGGTGGTTCAATTACTTAATTTTTAACAAGTAAAATTAAGTGATTTTTAAAAGTTATTCATTATTTAAAAGAGGTGAATGAAATTGTCTAAAGTAGAAGAATTAGTTGGGCTAAAATTTGAACCATATACATTGGCGGTAGAACAAGGAAAAATACGTGAATTAGCACGTGCTATTGGGGATGATAACCCTATTTACTATGATTTAGAAGTAGCAAAAAAAGAAGGGTATGAAGGAATTCCGATTCCACCTACATTTTTTCAAGTAATTGATTTGTGGGGCGGATTAGGCTCAACAGAAAAAATGGAGAAGATGAAATTAAACCTCGTTCGTGTGTTACATGGAAAGCAGGAATATGAATATCTTGGGGATATTGTAGCTGGAGATGTACTTTCAGTTACGAGTGAAGTTGTAGATGTAGAAACAAAAACAGGCAGAACTGGAGTAATGGAGTTCATCACTTCGGAAAATCAATATAGAAACCAAAGAGGCGAACTGGTAGCCAAAGCAAGAAGCACAATCGTGCATCGTTTATAAGATCGCCATTACAGAAAGGAGAAATGAAGGATGTTTTATGAAGATATTCAAGAAGGGTATGAATTCCCGGTATTGATCAAGGAGCCTGTCACTCGCGTTCAACTTGTACGATTTGCAGGTGCTTCTGGAGATTTCCATCCACTTCATTTAGTTGAGGAGGTCGCAGAGAAAGCCGGCATGAAGATTATTGCGCACGGTATGTTAGTTATGGGGATGCTATCGCAAGGAGTTACCTCATGGGTTTCTAGAAAAAACATAAAAAAATTATCAGTCCGATTTAGCAAAATGACGTTTCCAGGAGAAACTATTCATATAGTAGGGAAAGTGTTGGAGAAAAAGGATGATAATACTGTACTAGCTGAAGTGCTTGCAACGAATGAGGATGGGGAAGTGAAAGTGGCAGGAACTTTTGAAGCTACTTTACCTTCCAAGAATTAAAATTTTGTCACTTCACTATCATTTTATTGCTTGCTCGAAATTTTTATTTAAAGTTACTACATTATTAGTTATTTAATCTAACTCCTTCTTCAGCTTACTCACCAGACTGTTGAAGGGGCAGAAGCAGTCAAGTAGATTTCTAGACTGTCCCTGTTCCTTCAAAAATTGGAAATATAGTTGGAGAAGGAGTTGTTTATTTAAATTGAATTATTTCAGACTGAAAAATTCAATCTCTAGAAGCTAATTACAATGATTTTGTAAAAAATTAAAACTAGTTTGTGAAGAAAGAAAAAGATTTAAAAAATTAAATCCAATACATTTCTTACACAGAGAGGATAATGAGCATGGTGAAAATCATAAACAATCCTAATGGAGACTATGATGTAATTATTGTCGGTGCAGGTTTTGCAGGTATCACAGCTTCACGTGAATTAAGTTATCGCGGCTTTAAAACGTTGATACTAGAAGGAAGAGATCGTATTGGCGGTCGGACTTGGACAGATAATCGTCTAGGGGTAGATCTTGAATTAGGTGGAACATGGGTTCACTGGGGACAGCCTCATGTATGGACAGAGATTACACGTTATGGATTAAAGCTTACACCTTCTCCAGATAAAGAGGCTGCCTATTGGTTTGAAGAAGGAAAGTTGAAAAAAGGAACTAGAGAAGAATTTTTTGCCATTCTAGGACCAGCTCTTGCTAAATTTTTAGAGGAAAGTGAGTTACACATCCCTTTTCCTTACGACCCACTAAATTCTCCCACTATTGAAGAAATTGATAAAAAATCGGCGATGGATCGATTAAATGAACTAAATTTAGATCCTATTTCAAGCGACCTTTTAAAGGTTTTCTTAGAAACAGCATATCAAGGTTCACCAGAATTAGGCGGTTATGCAACACTTCTTCATTGGCATTCTCTCGCTTTTCATGATATTAAACTAATGCTTGAAATACTGGGGAAATACAAATTAAAACATGGTACTAAGTCCCTTATCGAAGAAATAGCTAAAGATTCCAATGCTGACCTTCAAATTTCTACAATTGTTTCTCTTGTTGAAAAAGTGGATGACTTGTATATGGTGAAAACTAAAGATGGGGGACAATTCACTGCAAAAGCAGTTATTATTACAGCCCCACAAAATGTATTGAAAAATATTAAATTTAATCCTGCTCTATCAGAACTTAAGCATATGGCATCAATTGAAGGACAAACTAGTCGAGGAGTTAAATATTTTGCAAGATTACGTGGCAAGTATGAGAAATTTGCTTGCTATGCTCCTTCAGGCAGTATTTTAAGTAGTTGCTACAATGAATATGAAGTTGATGGTGACACTATTGTTGTCGGATTTGGTCCTGACGCTTCTAAAATCGATGTTAATGACTTGCCAGGTATTCAAAGAGAAATTCGCAAATGGCACCCAAAAGCTGAAGTCGTAGCATGTACAGGTCATAACTGGACAGCAGACGAATTATCTGGTCAAACCTGGAATATGCAAAAAAAGAATCAACTAGTTCGATATCTCGATGAATTCCAACGTCAAGAACAAGGTGTGTTCCTATCAGGTTGTGACTATGCAAGTGGATGGCCAGGTATGATTGATGGAGCTATTGAAAGTGCACTAGTTGTAAGTAAAAAAGTTGAGAGATACTTAAATGTAGAAGCTGCTACCTTACAAAGTAAATGAAATAATAGTTAGAAACTAACACAATAAAATAGAAGTGTTTAAACAAACCCCTCTATTTTTATGGAAATGTTCAACAAGGAGAGAATGACTCAAATTAACTTAAAACTTATGTATGATTCTAAGAGGTGATTTGAATGACATTAGCTTATTTATTTCTTTTATTTGTACAATTTTTATATGCAATTCCGTTGGTAATAAGTCAGGTTGCACTTGAACAAATTCCAATATTTTTATTTTTAGAAATAAGCTTTATCGCCGCTTTTGTTTTCTTACTTCCACTTGCTTTGATGAAAGAAAAAGTAAATTGGACAAATCTAGGTAAAAAAAATATCGGGAAATTATTATTACAGGGGCTATTATTTAATGTTGTTTTTAATATCTTTTTGTTATTAGGAATAAGTCATACAAGTGCAACTGATACAGGAATCATTACAGGTACATCACCTGCACTTATACTAATCCTTTCATATTTTTTACTTCGTGAACGTATAAAGTTGCTTTCCATCCTTGCTATTTTTTTAGCAATAACAGGTGTTGTTCTCCAATCTTTTATAAGTTTAGGAGAAAGTCCAAAGACTTCTTTATTAGGGGATTTCTTTGTCATTTTAGCCATACTTACTCAATCCTTTTTTGTTATTTTTTCAAAAAAATTTGCAGCAGATGTACCTCCGATTACAACTGCTACTTTTATAATGCTTGTAGGAGTAATATTTTTTATACCTTTAGGTATTATGGATGCACATAATTTTAAATGGGATTCAGTTTCAGCATCTAACTGGTGGATTGATATCATATATGGAATACCAGGAACTGCACTCCCTCTAATCCTTTATTTCTATGCTATTAGAAGAGTACCCGCAAGTACGGTTGGTATTTTTTCAGCGCTTCTTCCAATTTTAACGACGGTAACTGCCGTTCTAGCACTAGGAGAACCCATAACAGTAGCTCTGTTCGTTTCTCTTTGCTGTGTTGTGCTATCCATTGTTCTAGCTGTATTAGTAGGGAGAAACAATAAATCTGATGTTTATTTAAATCAAACTAATAATGATCTAAATGAAGTTAAATATTAAGTGCCCAAATGCATAATTAAAAGTAATAGCAAGAGATGATTTTTTATTTGGAGGGTTGTATGTTTTAAGTTGTTTTTACATTCGCTAATTCTAAATTCTGAGTGATACTCAATTTAATACTTAAGTTACTTTTTCTCTTTTTTTATTTTTAATAATGATTTTGTAAAGTGTGGTGTCAATATGAACATAGAGGATTATGTTAAAGAAAAACATCCAAACGTATTTGAAGAGCATAATCGATTTATACGAAATTTTGTACCTTCAATTGGGTCTGAATTAGTTTCTTTAGTAGATAGTTTTGGAGGGCTTTCAGGTCAGCCTTTGGAGGTAACTGGGTATAGTGCTTTAGGATGTGGTATGGATGTATTCATAGAGTTGAAAAATGTTGCAACCGGGGAGCGCTATATGTGCCCAGTTAAAAAGTGGGATAATAAGGTCAAATTGATTAAGGGAGATTATATAGATGTAAGTTTTGTGAAATTCTATGACGAATAATTGTTTTAAAGTC
This genomic interval from Gottfriedia acidiceleris contains the following:
- a CDS encoding SDR family NAD(P)-dependent oxidoreductase; this translates as MVKLLENQVAIVTGSGAGIGKATALLFAEHGARVMVADLDEKLAAETVAEIKKLGSDAASICGNLLDPEFPKQIVEATIATFGKLDILVNNAGYCLDGLLHKMTDEQFLEIVNIHLVAPFRLIRAASPYMRDVAKQEIEQGIVHHRKIINVSSGSGTRGNMGQANYSSAKAGVIGLSKVVAQEWGQFNINSNAVAFGFIDTRLTRPKEEGTVINGEVVGIPDKVRNLLINKIPQKRIGTAEEAAASILFLASPLSNYVNGQVLGVNGGSIT
- a CDS encoding DMT family transporter — encoded protein: MTLAYLFLLFVQFLYAIPLVISQVALEQIPIFLFLEISFIAAFVFLLPLALMKEKVNWTNLGKKNIGKLLLQGLLFNVVFNIFLLLGISHTSATDTGIITGTSPALILILSYFLLRERIKLLSILAIFLAITGVVLQSFISLGESPKTSLLGDFFVILAILTQSFFVIFSKKFAADVPPITTATFIMLVGVIFFIPLGIMDAHNFKWDSVSASNWWIDIIYGIPGTALPLILYFYAIRRVPASTVGIFSALLPILTTVTAVLALGEPITVALFVSLCCVVLSIVLAVLVGRNNKSDVYLNQTNNDLNEVKY
- a CDS encoding long-chain-fatty-acid--CoA ligase, with amino-acid sequence MNIGSSIGRNARIIPDKVAIYSQDKTYTFDQLNRIVNRLAHGLISLGIKKGDKICLMMKNTEYFPIAMFAASKIGAVTVPINIRLTKAEVAYIVDHSDARLIIYDIEFGDLVEIARSSKVVHCISVQQAIVNGHLSFDFVLTENEKDPDVVVEQHDDSHILYTSGTTGKPKGALFDHYGAVMLAFNSLGIKGENIEHCVIQFMPFYHGGGFSSLYKSLFLGQTIVIQQIFNPVEVLKAIEKYKVSYMLAVPTMYNMILQVPNIEQYDISSLKTLVYGGASMPSELLRLCMERFNSAQFVNRCGLTEGGPNGIVLFPEDHKEKFGTSGKARFLMEARVVDLEGNDIEPGEIGELILRGDMVMKGYYRNPEATAEALRNGWLYTGDMCTIDEDKFITLVDRKKDMIISGGANVYSIEVENVLYSFEGVHEAAVIGLPDENWGETVSAIIVPKPGYVIETEKLIEFCRKHLAGYKLPRKIFFMDELPRNATGKILKYKLREDHLKKTSSHLIN
- a CDS encoding MaoC family dehydratase N-terminal domain-containing protein, with protein sequence MSKVEELVGLKFEPYTLAVEQGKIRELARAIGDDNPIYYDLEVAKKEGYEGIPIPPTFFQVIDLWGGLGSTEKMEKMKLNLVRVLHGKQEYEYLGDIVAGDVLSVTSEVVDVETKTGRTGVMEFITSENQYRNQRGELVAKARSTIVHRL
- a CDS encoding flavin monoamine oxidase family protein, with product MVKIINNPNGDYDVIIVGAGFAGITASRELSYRGFKTLILEGRDRIGGRTWTDNRLGVDLELGGTWVHWGQPHVWTEITRYGLKLTPSPDKEAAYWFEEGKLKKGTREEFFAILGPALAKFLEESELHIPFPYDPLNSPTIEEIDKKSAMDRLNELNLDPISSDLLKVFLETAYQGSPELGGYATLLHWHSLAFHDIKLMLEILGKYKLKHGTKSLIEEIAKDSNADLQISTIVSLVEKVDDLYMVKTKDGGQFTAKAVIITAPQNVLKNIKFNPALSELKHMASIEGQTSRGVKYFARLRGKYEKFACYAPSGSILSSCYNEYEVDGDTIVVGFGPDASKIDVNDLPGIQREIRKWHPKAEVVACTGHNWTADELSGQTWNMQKKNQLVRYLDEFQRQEQGVFLSGCDYASGWPGMIDGAIESALVVSKKVERYLNVEAATLQSK
- a CDS encoding MaoC/PaaZ C-terminal domain-containing protein, with product MFYEDIQEGYEFPVLIKEPVTRVQLVRFAGASGDFHPLHLVEEVAEKAGMKIIAHGMLVMGMLSQGVTSWVSRKNIKKLSVRFSKMTFPGETIHIVGKVLEKKDDNTVLAEVLATNEDGEVKVAGTFEATLPSKN
- a CDS encoding lipid-transfer protein, with protein sequence MSKKAKVIGVNMVPFTKPGMNEPYEIMASKAVIGALEDAGIDFFDIQQAYAGYVYGDSTCGQRALYNVGMIGIPVINVNNNCASGSTALYMARQAVESGAVECALAFGFEEMKPGALKSHWNDRTPALGWVDNRLTELWPEAPEAPRAIRLFGAACNEYIEKYNANPDIFAKVAVKTRNHATQNPYSLFNKPLTVEEVLSSPTLIPNMTRLMACPPTCGAAAAIVCSESFAKKHGITTAVEIVGQALTTDTNDTNDNLINLVGADMTRRAANQVYEAAGIGPDEIDVIELHDCFTPSEVITYEGLGLCELGGAEKFINEGNNTYGGKVVVNPSGGLMSKGHPIGATGLAQCTELVWQLRGQAQKRQVENARVALQHNLGLGGACVVTMYRLG